The sequence ttaactactgttgaaccaactaggtgtacacgtttaggtacggttattcaaacctaaacgaacgtgcatttaatttgtgtataacaagctaagttcgatataacggttgaaagatattagcttgaatctaatcaggtttttatctaacagtgaatattgaatgcttttttaccaaggtaacttagattacaaaccttgatttggaaaatatataaaggagacctctagcaactgggaaacttaatccccacacctcctgtgcgatactagttgtataagctaaagtttattctcctttaaccttaggtttctatcgagaccctttaggttaacgacttgaagacttcattgggattgtgaagccagacccaactattttctttgtagttgcgtgatctgatcttgctttttctatcgtgattgagtagaatcataagattggcttgagattaatttctccgataggcaagatagaaaagtagtcacaaacatattcgtctcattgtttttgattccacaatatcttgtttcgctagtcgattaagattattgtgaggtgattgatatttctaggctcttTTTCGGTAAAAACCTTTCGATAATATGACATCTCTATATATGACAAATATATACATGACATAGTAATAATTCTTTCGATAATTAGTACTATGTAATTTTAGCCTTAAGTTATTGGATTCGTgggaaatgaagaagattacaacttatcatgtcacacctcttctgactcctatctgtcgagaaaacaagaaattgaaaaggatttacaaagatctTTATGGTCGGAATCACTCTTGTGAATCTGTCCTCAAGGATACCGAGGAAAACCTAAGTAGAAAGTCGCTCgataaaaacgccttgaggcttatTTAGatgatgctcttgataaaatcaagattttggaagatgacttgaaaattttcaatacttGTTCAAtatcactatgctaggagcaagtaaaaattatcgtgatacacgaggattgggatataaaggaatagatgctccaagtattagcaaagaggtaaaatttgtcaaggctaatgattattctcaacaaaaggtttccgctgatggaaaaagtgaaataccttcaccggtctTTGATCCCTTCTCCTATCTTTGGAAAATGAAGGCATAGATGGTGAAATTTTACCTTCAACTCCATGTTGAAGCTTTCCCGTAGTTAAATTTGgaataaaaatataaattttagcATCTGAAGTTGTCAAGTTTGGAACTTAAGTATTTTAGATAGTTAAAGTTGTAAACTATTAGCACTTTTTAATACAAATTCAGttttaagtattttagagttattATCAATTCAATATTTTCATTAATACAGTTCTGGAGTGAATAGTAATTTAATTGTGATTCAGCTTTTATTTTTAGATTCAACTGAATCAACTTTTGATTCTGCTGAATCAACTTAATATGTTTGTAAGGGGtttttaataaaatttccatGTGTGGAAATGGATTTAATAAAATTCCCAACAATTAGTTACAGTAACTTACTTCAAGTAGTTACGACCCAACAGGTGTATCAAAAAGGTAGAATTGGTGGATTAGAGAGAGGGATGTGAATTGCATTGTTTGGTGAAAAGTATTGTCTATTGGGTAACACACTTAAACGAAAAGACGCATGGTAGTGAATAGATATGTAGGCTGGTGTTTAATCTtaagagacatatttattcacaGTACCAACTgtttagactctatatatatatatgacatcTATATATATGATATATCTATTTCAATCTTCGTACAAAGAACATCTTTACTAGTATTACTGTAGCGTCCTATGTTTATGCTTACAGTGAATAAGCATGGAGTTTTGCCATAAACCGATTACATATTGTTCATAAGAATCCAGTAAGAGGGTGCACTCTTATCGGATTGTGATCGTTGAATCCTGGAGAGTAGACGCTGTTAAACCGTGTTGCATCTTGAGGGGCGAACTCTATTCTTAAGGACAGTGACATGTTCACGCCTCAATCAAGTTTTACTCACGCTTATAACATCCATTTCCCTAGATTTCCAACAGCAGGTTATAAGTCTTGTCCTCAGAATCGTTAGATGTTGAGAACACTAATACCAATTTGAAAGTCTTTCATCTTTAAGTAAAACTATGTAAGATTTATTTGAAATATTCCCCTTTGTTTTCCTcattttaataaataattttatatggtaTTTTTGTTGGATTCGTATAAAATTGGTGCTTGTGAAGTCAAATGTTCTCAGTGAAGCTCAGAGATCGATGTTATGGTGGTATCGTGTAGTGGATTTGTCTATCTATCCTCCTTGTCCAGTATCTTTATCTCCTCATATGGGGTAAGGCAGACTTACGCCTGAATCTGTTGAATGATTAAAAGAAGCACATCATGGCATTCTTTGTAGGTCATGTTTAAATTTCAGGTGAGATTCTTTGCAGGCATTGGCTATAATAACTTTCAATTGCGCATGTCAGTAGGTTAGAGATTTGGTAAAGGAGATTTTCTTTCTATTGGCGATCCGGTTATTATTGTTTACAAATCATTATTGTTCtggggtttgaaaaagaaaaacatttcaGCTTAGAACAGTTTTTAGTCAAGTCTAGGCTGACCGGCTTCTTATTTTGTACCTGAAAATCTCGTTAGACCAGGCAAGTCTGGTATAAACACTTATTTTGAAGCTCATAACACTTATTTTGAGGCTCATAGACCGCCCGACGCCCATTTATTAACCAGGTCAGGCCAAGAAGCCTAAACGGGGTGAATCTTTTTCTACTTTTAAAGtgttgtaataattattttaattcatGTTTGGAATTTTGAGAGTGAATGAATTATAGTCTAAAATTCTATGTAATTAATCTTATGCTAGTGCGGATCATCTGGACAAACCTTAGGAAGTGTATTCAAGAATTACAGTAAAAACTCTATAGATTAATATTGTCGggaccatcaaaatttattaattaaacgagatattaattaatttataaattaataattagtattaatttatatattgatGGTTGCAAGAAAAGTTTTCCTGATTTTGGATAATTGCCCTTCTCATCGAAAAACTATTGAAGGACTGCAAAATGGTGAACTATTTTTTTGCCACCAAAGACAACTGTAGAAATTCAACCCTGTGACGCAGGGATTATACGAGCTTTAAAAATGCATTATCGTCGTCGATTTTATAGAGGTATTTTGGAAGGCTATGAATTAGGGTCGTCAAATCCAGAAAAAATAAATGTGTTAGATGCAATGAATCAAGCATGGACTACCGATGTTCGTACAACTACACTTGCAAACTGCTTTCTTCATTGTAAACTTCGATCAACAGATAACACAATTTTGATGAACATACAAACAATAAAATCACTCGAGACTTGCAAAATTTGATCAAGAAGTTGGGCTATCGCAATGTTGAAGATGTCCAAAAATATaaggaagaaaatgaagttacacAATTGTTGACTGATGAAGAAATAATCGAGAGCGTTACGGGAACTAATAAAGATGTGGAAGGAGAAGATGAAAGTTCTGCAATATAGACCCCTTCACGAAACGAGGCTATTAAAGCGGCAATCACATTGAATAATTTCTTGCTAAGCTATGAGAAAACACCACCAAAAATTCTTATAATgttaagaaaaattagagatgaaattcaatgtgatattgattttagcaaaagattgaagacaattaaatcatttttcaaaaagtctttgtaaatcattaatgtattgagtatatatataatgtgttatctataatacaaaacagaatgggTTTTTAAGCTTGGACTGTCGGATAACATTTTAAGAGACTATCTCAGTCTCATCCCAGCGAAATACATCCGACGGTCGTCGTTTCTGTAACCCCTCCCattatgaatcaaaatttattaatctttaattatttttcacctcttaactcaagatattccaataaacattaaatgaaatcataaatatcatacatgcattaattggatttcgtggtggcatgatgaatctaatggaaaataaaatttatttgtttgtttttattcgtaactcataagtgagatatgcatacacactattacttaaatgattttgtgttcgtttttggataatgtatatgaataattttacaaTGTACTTATTGACATTATTTTcgtttaaaacaaaataaaaaactatcCTGAACATGATTTAGTTTAAAGtcgggaaaaaagaaaaattacactaGTCAGATATCATATTAAAGCAGCGCGGTTACGGCACGAGCTAtctatatatatttattagaacTATCTGTTAACCTCATGTCGTGCCGTTACGGCCCGGATTATTTCTagttaatttatatttcatattaGGTCTACATATGTAATCAAAaatgtattatcttataattttagcgaattattaatttggtaCGTTGTCACCGATTCAGGATGgaccaaaaatattatttaagagagtttataAATAATcgaatattaattaaaaaaatttctAGTGTAAGTGGAAATTGAGATAATGGGAAAATTAAGGAGTGATTTATTCGGGTCGGGAAAAAAGAACTCCGGCCAAATAAATTAAGTTCCTTTGAACTTTTAAGGGATTGGGTTGTAAGTTGTCGCCGTTCTTAGAAGCTTGACTTTTTTGTTTGGGTGGTTGGAAAGTCTTTTTTTGTGTCCAAGCTTCTATGGTGCACTTCTTGGTGCCCTCCTTAATGCTTCTCTGAAAACTTATTTACACTCATAAGGTCTGATTCACCAATGGAAATTCCTAAGTTGGGGAAATTTTGCCAGAGAACTTTTTGAGCTTTTAATAAGATTTTTGGCGGCATGTAATTCACGTGTAATTATGGCTTTCCGGCTAGAACTATACAAGTTTACATAAAAGGTAATTGTAAGTTTACTCGGTTTAGCAAACTTAAACGAGTTTATTCGGTTTACAAAAACTACAACTCTAAATATCTAATATCGGTGTCAAGTTTACTCGGTTTAGGAAACTTAAACAATAGACGCGGATTTGTCTAGTCGATGTATGGCCAGTAGGATATATGGTTTCCAAAAGCTGAAATTGCTTAAAGCCCAAGACacctaattttatttttggaaagtaGTAATTTGAGAGCAAAACTTATATAAACCGAGCACCCTATTAAAGTGGACACACCAAAGCTAAGAGAAACCAGATCTTCTCGTTCTTCCTGAGCGAAAGttaaagtttcaaaacttcaattATTTTTGCTGCGTTTTCAGAACAATTTCGAACAACAATGTCAAGATAATGCTTACCGGAGGAGATCCAGGAAGAGATTTTATTAAGGTTACCTGTGAAATCCATCTTATGTTTCAAGTCCGTAAGCAGGAACTGGTATGCACTACTTTCTAGCCGCAAGTTCAGAAAGGATCATCTTAATCTTTCGGCCACCAAAAACAACCTTAGAAATAGAAAAATTATGATTGGAGTCAGTGATAAGAAGAAGTCCGAGAAGGCTTATGATATAGTTTATTCCATAGATTATGCCTCATTATTATCACCGACGTTAAGCAGGTGTGACGGAGCTGTTCTGATGGATTACCCACACGACAATGATGCTATAATAGAGGATAATAGCCATTCGATTATAGGATCTTGCAATGGCTTGATTTTATTATACGCCGAACCTAGTGTAACACTATATCTTTGGAGTCCATCAACAAGAGAGTACAAGGAAATCATTGGAACACCGACGGCCGTGGATAACGTTTGGTTACGATGCCAAAACTGATAACTACAAGTTGGTATGCATTGCAACTGGCATGTCTTATGATGATGGCCAGCTTGACAATTTTTCTGAAGTTTACTTATACACAGCTGGTTCATGGAGTAGAGGCCAAAACATCCCTTATTCGTGTTCTGATGGGACTGATGTCGTGCTTCTGAATGGTGTTCTTCAttggttaggtgaaacagttCATTGGACTGGCGATACCGCCACTCGTGAAGAAACTATAATCTCCTTCGATATCAACAGTGAAAAGTTCATGGATTTGCCGTTTCCTGAAGGAACTATGACATGTCCAGAACAGCGTTTGGATGTCCAAGTGCTGGGAGATTCCCTTTGCTTAGTTTCTAGTGTCCGCAAGGTACGTGTTGATGTATGGGTTACGCAAAGTTATGGAGTGAGAGAATCTTGGACAAAGGAATTTACCATTACCCAAGAAATCATTACTGCAAATCCCAGTTCCTTAAAGTTTTATGGTTTTGCTAAAAATTGTGAGATTCTAATACAGCTTGATGATTGTTTCGGTTTATACGACCGAAAAAATAATAGCCTTAGGATCCTGAATTTAAATGGCACCATCGACGGTTACCTTTTTTCGGAGAGTTACGTGGAGAGCTTAGTTTCAGTGACAAGTACAAtggaacaaaaacaaaagaaatacacTGGTGAAGTTCAAGATTCTCATTTGGAGAAAATCTCTGAAGTTATAATGGAAGCAGTTGCAGATAAAGAAGCAAAACGCAAACGTAATGAATTAACTGAAAGTAATATTACTTCTAAAAGAAAACGAGTGATAACCAAGAATTGGATGATGTAAATTCTGCTGTTGGAGGAGGCAATAATGGTTTTGTGTATATGTTATTCTTGCAGATGTGTTCTTTCAAGTGAATGCGCATTTATTTTACTCATTTTCTGAAAAATAAAACTCGGGTTCAATGATATTACGTTCCACTTTGTAAGCAATATATAAGCTTTTCGAATTAATCCTGTTAAAGAGGTCGCGGATTCCATTAGAGAGGTGGATGTGTGATAATAATGTCcttctagttggttaggggatgtcttaTAGGGGGTGTAAATTGATTAGATTACCCTTCctattttttaacctaaatcaaagttaaattaaaaatttatttttttctttttatcttctcctcctcccatcaact is a genomic window of Papaver somniferum cultivar HN1 unplaced genomic scaffold, ASM357369v1 unplaced-scaffold_6, whole genome shotgun sequence containing:
- the LOC113343556 gene encoding F-box/kelch-repeat protein At3g06240-like, producing MSYDDGQLDNFSEVYLYTAGSWSRGQNIPYSCSDGTDVVLLNGVLHWLGETVHWTGDTATREETIISFDINSEKFMDLPFPEGTMTCPEQRLDVQVLGDSLCLVSSVRKVRVDVWVTQSYGVRESWTKEFTITQEIITANPSSLKFYGFAKNCEILIQLDDCFGLYDRKNNSLRILNLNGTIDGYLFSESYVESLVSVTSTMEQKQKKYTGEVQDSHLEKISEVIMEAVADKEAKRKRNELTESNITSKRKRVITKNWMM